From one Henningerozyma blattae CBS 6284 chromosome 1, complete genome genomic stretch:
- the TBLA0A01270 gene encoding MCT family MFS transporter — translation MPSTRKQTNSFFELFQRQKKNIVVNKENGNIVMAEVPQPCLSIKDKDNIIIETTSSLKSGFETELESVTDSSTLTSSSLASATISNIEKQDTIDFTNIEYPEGGLRSWLVVLGCFCGLFTCLGLLNAIGIVETYIQENQLSNESSSSIGWIFSLLLFVNFSSCIFSGTYFDRNGFKIPVIVGTILHVCGLVAMANSTKLWQFILSLSIAVGLGNGFIMSPLISAPSHYFNKRRGLATALATLGGSIGGVILPIMLKHFFRLKNSSSKHYGFIWGIRVWAFMDLGLLIVALFLAKERFTAPIAPLDDNDTKFKRTIRIYFLESFDIKAFKDMRYLFCVLGTTFGEVALNTAVTYYGAYATNRNISNSDALMLIMVLNILSIPGRWLPGYISDLYGRFNMAILTMSCLTILMFVGWVPFGTNLTNLYVISAFFGFCSGSVYSLLPVCCGQISKIEEFGKRYSSMYFVVAFANLIAVPITGAIIGNGSNTTYRNFVIFCGSMAFASATSFVISRYYCIGMKFKKF, via the coding sequence ATGCCATCAACCAGAAAACAAACTAATTCATTCTTTGAATTGTTTCAAAggcaaaagaaaaatatagtCGTTAACAAAGAGAACGGTAATATAGTCATGGCAGAAGTTCCACAACCCTGTCTATCAATCaaagataaagataatataattatagaAACCACTTCTTCGTTAAAAAGTGGATTTGAAACAGAACTGGAATCTGTAACAGACAGTTCCACCTTaacatcatcatcattggCATCTGCAACAATATCTAATATAGAAAAACAAGATACTATTGATTTTACAAATATAGAATATCCAGAAGGTGGACTACGTTCTTGGCTAGTAGTTTTGGGTTGTTTCTGTGGTCTTTTCACATGTCTAGGTCTATTGAATGCCATAGGTATAGTGGAGACATATATTCaagaaaatcaattatcaaatgaatCATCCTCTTCTATCGGTTGGATTTTCTCACTTCTATTATTTGTCAACTTCAGTTCATGTATCTTTAGTGGGACATATTTCGATAGAAATGGGTTTAAAATCCCAGTCATTGTAGGTACTATATTACACGTTTGTGGATTAGTTGCCATGGCTAATTCTACAAAACTCTGGCAATTCATTTTAAGCCTTTCAATTGCAGTTGGTTTGGGTAATGGGTTTATCATGTCTCCTTTAATTAGTGCACCAAGccattattttaataaaagacGTGGGCTGGCTACTGCATTAGCTACATTAGGTGGATCCATTGGTGGGGTTATCTTACCAATCATGTTGAAACATTTTTTCcgattgaaaaattcttccTCAAAGCATTATGGATTTATCTGGGGAATAAGAGTTTGGGCATTTATGGATTTAGGTTTATTAATAGTGGCACTTTTCTTAGCAAAAGAAAGATTCACTGCTCCCATTGCACCTTtggatgataatgatacaaaatttaaaagaactattagaatttatttcttaGAAAGTTTTGATATTAAAGCATTTAAAGATATGAGATACTTGTTTTGTGTATTAGGAACTACTTTTGGTGAAGTGGCTTTAAATACTGCGGTTACCTACTATGGCGCATATGCTacaaatagaaatatttctaattcagATGCATTAATGCTAATTATGGTCTTGAATATCTTAAGTATTCCAGGAAGATGGCTGCCAGGTTATATAAGTGATTTGTATGGTAGATTCAATATGGCCATTCTTACTATGTCATGCTTAACTATCCTAATGTTTGTCGGTTGGGTTCCATTCGGTACTAATTTAACCAATTTATATGTAATTAGTGCATTTTTTGGGTTTTGTTCAGGTTCCgtttattcattattaccTGTCTGCTGTGGTCAAATCTCGAagattgaagaatttggtAAACGTTACTCAAGCATGTACTTTGTTGTGGCTTTTGCAAATTTAATTGCAGTACCAATCACAGGGGCCATCATTGGTAACGGTTCAAATACAACTTATAGAAATTTTGTCATATTTTGTGGCTCGATGGCTTTTGCTTCTGCTACAAGTTTTGTTATTTCAAGATACTATTGTATTGGtatgaaatttaaaaagttttaa
- the APS1 gene encoding Aps1p (similar to Saccharomyces cerevisiae APS1 (YLR170C); ancestral locus Anc_1.388) — protein MTQIKYMILASRQGKIRLMKWYIPLTQKEKAKILRNLTTTILSRKPKMCNIVEYSDHKVVYRRYASLYFICGITAEVDNELLILEVIHRYVEAMDSYFGNVCELDIIFNFSKAYDILDEMIMCDGSIAESSKKEILFTMSNMDVMENSDNLDRVLS, from the coding sequence ATGAcacaaattaaatatatgatTTTAGCGTCAAGACAAGGTAAAATTAGATTAATGAAATGGTACATTCCCTTAACTCAAAAGGAGAAAGCCAAAATTTTAAGGAATTTAACCACAACAATTTTATCAAGAAAGCCAAAAATGTGTAATATTGTTGAATATAGTGATCATAAAGTTGTTTATAGAAGGTATGCTAGTTTATACTTTATTTGTGGTATCACAGCAGAAGTTGACAATGAGTTACTAATATTGGAAGTAATCCATAGGTATGTAGAGGCTATGGATAGTTATTTTGGTAATGTTTGTGAGTTggatattatatttaacttCAGCAAAGCTTATGATATATTGGATGAAATGATTATGTGTGATGGGTCTATTGCAGAATCGAGTAAGAaggaaatattatttacgATGTCAAATATGGATGTTATGGAAAATAGCGATAATTTAGATAGAGTACTAAGTTAA
- the TBLA0A01250 gene encoding sugar porter family MFS transporter — MCVMVRFGGYISVGSSGTIGGFESHTDFLARFGSTSGSGKRYLSKVRTGLLTSMFNIGQAIGCFFLGRLGDMYGRRIAIIVASIIFVVGTVIQIASVKAWYQYMIGRIVAGLGCGIIAISSPMLISEVSPKHLRGAMVSCYQLMITMGIFLGYCANYGTKRYDDSTQWRVPLGLQFAWCLFLVGAMLFVPESPRFLIEKGRYEDAKRSIAESNKVSPDDPAVIMEADEIQAAIDKERAEGEATWGDLLDTQHKILPRVINGIMLLALQQLTGANYFFYYGTLIFKAVGLEDGYETAIVFGVVNFFSTFVALYLVDRFGRRTCLLWGAAGMTCCMVVFASVGVTRLWPKGKNGGVTSQGAGNCMICFSCFFIFCFAVSWAPVPFVIISESFPLKVKAKGMALATVSNQMWNFCIGFFTPFITGAINFYYGYVFLGCLVFAWFYVFFFVPETKGLVLEDVNVMWEEGVLPWKSAAWVPPSERSADYDVAAMANDDTPAWKKMFGK, encoded by the coding sequence ATGTGTGTCATGGTACGCTTCGGTGGTTATATTTCCGTTGGGAGTTCTGGTACCATTGGTGGTTTCGAATCTCACACTGATTTCTTAGCTAGATTTGGTTCTACCAGTGGCTCTGGTAAGCGTTATTTGTCCAAGGTTAGAACTGGTTTGTTGACTTCCATGTTCAACATCGGTCAAGCCATCGGTTGTTTCTTCTTAGGTCGTTTAGGTGATATGTACGGTCGTCGTATTGCTATTATCGTTGCTTCCATCATTTTCGTTGTCGGTACTGTTATTCAAATCGCCTCTGTAAAAGCCTGGTACCAATACATGATTGGTAGAATTGTTGCTGGTTTAGGTTGTGGTATCATTGCCATCTCATCCCCAATGTTGATTTCCGAAGTTTCTCCAAAGCACTTAAGAGGTGCTATGGTCTCCTGTTACCAACTTATGATTACTATGGGTATTTTCTTAGGTTACTGTGCTAATTATGGTACTAAGAGATATGATGACTCTACCCAATGGAGAGTTCCATTAGGTTTGCAATTTGCCTGGTGTTTGTTTTTAGTCGGTGCCATGTTGTTTGTCCCAGAATCTCCAAGATTCTTGATCGAAAAAGGTAGATATGAAGATGCCAAGCGCTCCATTGCCGAGTCCAACAAAGTTTCTCCAGATGATCCAGCTGTTATTATGGAAGCCGATGAAATCCAAGCCGCTATTGACAAAGAAAGAGCCGAGGGTGAAGCTACCTGGGGTGATTTATTGGATACTCAACACAAGATTCTACCAAGAGTTATCAACGGTATTATGTTATTAGCTTTGCAACAATTGACTGGTGCTAACTATTTCTTCTACTATGGTACTTTGATTTTCAAGGCTGTTGGTTTGGAAGATGGTTATGAAACCGCTATTGTTTTCGGTGTTGTTAATTTCTTCTCTACTTTTGTTGCCTTGTACTTAGTTGATAGATTCGGTAGAAGAACATGTTTATTATGGGGTGCCGCTGGTATGACCTGTTGTATGGTTGTCTTCGCCTCTGTTGGTGTCACCAGATTATGGCCAAAGGGTAAGAACGGTGGTGTCACTTCTCAAGGTGCCGGTAACTGTATGATTTGTTTCTCCtgtttcttcattttctgtTTTGCTGTCTCTTGGGCCCCAGTTCcatttgttattatttctgAATCTTTCCCATTGAAGGTTAAGGCCAAGGGTATGGCTTTAGCTACTGTCTCCAACCAAATGTGGAACTTCTGTATTGGTTTCTTCACTCCATTTATTACTGGTGCTATTAACTTTTACTACGGTTATGTCTTCTTGGGCTGTTTAGTCTTTGCCTGGTTCTACgtctttttctttgttcCAGAAACTAAAGGTTTAGTTTTAGAAGATGTCAACGTTATGTGGGAAGAAGGTGTCTTGCCATGGAAGTCTGCTGCCTGGGTCCCACCATCTGAAAGAAGCGCTGACTACGATGTTGCTGCTATGGCCAATGATGACACTCCTGCATGGAAGAAGATGTTTGGTAAATAA